One window of Papaver somniferum cultivar HN1 chromosome 9, ASM357369v1, whole genome shotgun sequence genomic DNA carries:
- the LOC113307884 gene encoding fatty acyl-CoA reductase 2-like — MRAFVLHNPISLEPKLITKRLDFTCHNRRCMDNGLLTWKKSNKNMVVFCQSSNGNVKTSNGLPSILTERSPALSSVPATLAATVDHGTATIYAGSLVLSSQTTANQEDVALKDLVPYKRINNTFMEFPEGIGIVRFLKGKKLLITGATGFLGKVLIEKILRTAPDVGKIYVMIKAKNKDAAVERLKKEIINTELFKCLQQTHGRSYNTFMLSKLVPVLGNVCETNLGIEPYLAGEIANEVDIIVNSAANTTFDERYDVAMNINTRGPYRLMTLAKRCKKLQLFLQVSTAYVNGQRQGRILEKPFSIGDSIAREQLISDTHARAPPLLDVEAEMKLALDSKETFQENLVSQKMKELGLERARIYGWQDTYVFTKAMGEMVIDNMRGDIPVAIIRPSVIESTYKEPFPGWMEGNRMMDPIVLYYGKGQLTGFLVDPKGVLDVVPADMVVNATLAAMAKHGEAGKPGINIYQIASSVVNPLVFQELAGLLFEHFSSSPYMDSRGRPIQVPKMKLFSSMCDFSSHIWSEAVQRSGRVLVPAVASSQGKLSKRLDVICRKSVEQAKYLANIYEPYTFYGGRFDNSNTQKLMELMSEEEKRSFGFDVGSIDWKDYISNVHIPGLRRHVMKGRGMSNA; from the exons ATGAGAGCTTTCGTCCTCCATAATCCCATCTCATTGGAACCAAAATTGATTACAAAGAGGTTGGATTTTACATGCCATAACCGACGTTGCATGGATAATGGGTTACTAACGTGGAAGAAAAGTAATAAGAATATGGTAGTGTTTTGCCAAAGCAGCAATGGAAATGTAAAAACTTCTAATGGGTTACCTTCAATACTGACTGAAAGATCACCAGCATTATCATCTGTGCCCGCCACACTTGCCGCGACAGTTGACCATGGTACTGCTACAATTTATGCTGGCAGCTTGGTTTTATCATCACAAACTACTGCAAACCAAGAAGATGTAGCATTGAAGGACTTGGTTCCTTACAAAAGAATCAATAACACATTCATGGAATTCCCTGAAGGAATTGGGATTGTTAGATTTCTTAAAGGAAAAAAACTTCTTATTACTGGGGCAACTGGGTTCTTAGGCAAAG ttCTAATTGAGAAGATTTTGAGGACTGCGCCCGATGTCGGTAAGATATATGTTATGATAAAAGCAAAAAACAAGGATGCAGCAGTTGAGAGATTAAAGAAGGAA ATCATAAACACAGAACTTTTTAAGTGTCTACAACAAACCCATGGAAGATCTTACAACACTTTCATGCTGAGCAAATTGGTTCCTGTTTTGGGAAATGTCTGTGAAACTAATCTTGGTATTGAACCATACTTAGCTGGTGAAATTGCAAATGAAGTCGATATAATAGTTAATTCTGCGGCTAATACCACATTCGACGAAAG GTATGATGTTGCTATGAACATAAACACCCGAGGACCTTATCGGCTTATGACCTTGGCAAAAAGGTGCAAGAAGCTTCAACTATTCTTGCAAGTATCAACTG CCTATGTTAACGGACAAAGACAAGGTAGAATCTTGGAAAAACCATTTTCTATCGGGGATAGCATAGCAAGGGAACAACTCATATCTGATACCCATGCAAGAGCTCCGCCGCTGCTGGATGTTGAAGCTGAAATGAAGTTGGCCTTGGATTCAAAAGAGACTTTTCAAGAAAATTTAGTATCTCAAAAAATGAAAGAATTGGGTTTAGAAAG GGCGAGGATCTACGGTTGGCAAGACACATATGTGTTCACTAAGGCCATGGGAGAAATGGTGATCGACAATATGAGAGGGGATATACCTGTAGCCATAATACGTCCGAGTGTCATTGAGAGTACTTACAAGGAACCTTTTCCAGGATGGATGGAAGGAAACAG GATGATGGATCCAATAGTCTTATACTATGGTAAAGGCCAACTAACAGGTTTTCTAGTTGACCCAAAAGGAGTTCTTGATGTG GTACCGGCCGACATGGTGGTGAATGCAACCTTAGCAGCCATGGCAAAGCACGGCGAAGCAGGGAAACCAGGAATAAATATTTACCAAATTGCATCTTCTGTAGTGAACCCATTGGTGTTTCAAGAGTTAGCTGGTCTGCTTTTTGAACATTTCAGCTCCTCACCGTACATGGATTCAAGAGGAAGACCAATACAAGTACCTAAAATGAAGTTGTTTAGTTCAATGTGTGATTTCTCTTCGCATATTTGGTCCGAGGCAGTTCAAAGAAGTGGCCGAGTATTGGTTCCAGCTGTTGCATCTTCACAAGGGAAGTTGTCAAAAAGACTTGATGTTATTTGCAGGAAATCTGTTGAGCAGGCGAAGTACTTGGCTAATATATATGAACCATATACATTCTATGGCGGAAG ATTTGATAACTCAAATACTCAGAAGTTAATGGAACTGATGTCCGAGGAAGAAAAACGAAGCTTCGGGTTTGACGTTGGAAGCATAGACTGGAAGGATTACATATCAAATGTTCATATTCCTGGCCTGAGGAGACATGTCATGAAGGGAAGAGGAATGAGCAATGCTTAA